One Myxococcales bacterium genomic window, CCGCAGCTCGGCCCAGCTCGCGACGATCGCGTCGGGCGCGTCGGGCGCGTCGGCGGTCGGCGCGGTGATCGCCCGTGGCCGCGGCGATGACGCGGGCCCGCCGCAGCCAGCGACGGTCACGAGGGGCATCACCGCCACCGCCACCGCGATCCCCATCCCCATCACGATTCCCGCGGAGCCGACCGACCTGCGCATCTGCGGATGATAGGGCGTCCAGCGCTCGCGTGAGCCGTGCGGACGACTGTGACATGGCGGGTCACTAGTAACCGAGTCGGTCACAGGTCAGACGGCGCCTCGGCAGGGTCTGCGCATGGTTGGGGGTGGCCCGTCGCTTGCGTGGGTAACGCCTGCCGTCCGATCGACCCGATCCCGGAACCCCCATGCACTCCCGCACCTCATCGTTCCGCTCCTGGTCCTGGCGTTCGCGCCCGCCTGTCGCCCGGCCGCGGTCCCGATGACCCCCGAGCACCCGGCCCGTGCGACCGCGCCGCGCGGCCGCATCGCGGGGCCGCCGGCGGCCCTGAGCGACGCCCGCCCGCCGGCGCCCCCAGCATCACCGGCGGGCCACTCCGACCACGCGGGCCACGGGGGCGCGCGATGACGCGGCCCGGTCGCGTCGCGCTCGGCGTCGGCGTCCTCGGGATCGCGCTCGCGGCGTGCGCGCCCTCGCGCGGCGCGGTCTTCGGACCCGTCGGCCACGAGGTCGATCGCCGGATCGGCGTCGCGCCGCTGTGGAACGACCGCGCCCCCGACGCGCGCGTGCCCGCGGCGGTGGCGGCCTTGCTGGCGCGCCCGCTCACGCTCGACGCGGCGCTGCGCATCGCGGTCGCCAACAACCGGCACCTGCAGGCCGCGTACGACGAGCTCGGGATCGCGGCGGCGGACATCGCGGAGGCGACGACGCTGGCGCCGACCTCGGTCGACGTGAACCGCAAGTACGCGCTGGACGGCGGCGGCGACGAGACCGAGCTCGAGGCCGTCCAGGACGTGCTCGATCTGATCCAGCTCGGCCAGCGCCGCGGCATCGCCTCGGCCGAGCTGCGCGGCGCCCAGGCGCGCGCGATCGCGGCCACGGTCGCGCTGGCGGCCGAGGTCGAGCGCGCGTTCTACGACGTCGTCGCGGCCAACCAGGCGCTCGAGCTGCGCCAGACCGCGTTCGACGCCGCGAGCGCGGCGGCCGAGGTCATCGAGCGCATGCACGCCGCCGGCAACACGATCGATCCGCGCTCGCGCGCGAGCGCGATCAGCGCGAGGTGGCCTGCATCGAGCTGGCGCGGGCGCAGGCCGAGGTCGAGGCCGCCGCGCGCCGATCGATCGGCTGCTCGGGCTGACCGGCGCGGACACTGCCTGGTCGGTGACCGCGCGGCTGCCCGACGTGCCGGCCGTGGGCGCTGTCCTCGACGATCTCGAGCCGCGCGCGGTCGCCGACAGCTCGCGCTGGCGGGCGCGGCACGCCGACGCCGACGCTGCGGCCGGCCGCGTCGGGTCGGCGCGCGCCTGCGCGTGGCCTCCCCCGAGCTCGGCGTGGGCGTCGCGGTGGCGCGGCGCGACGGCGGCGAGTGGGAGGCTGGCCCGGCGCTGCGGATCGGCCTGCTGCTGTTCAACCAGCAGCAAGGTCCCTGGGCCCGGCCCGGCCCGGCCCACCGCGCGCGCAACGAGCTGCTCGCGACCGCCGTCGACCTGCGCGCGACGGCGCGCGCGATCCGCCAGGAGGTGCTCGGCGCCCACGCCGAGGCGCGCCACTGGCTCGACGTCGTGTTGCCGCTGCGCCAGCGCGTGCTCGACGAGACCCTGCTGCAGTACAACGCGATGAACGCGACCACCTTCGAGCTGCTGATGGCGCGCCGCGAGCTCGTCGACGCGGGCGCGCAGTACGTCGAGGCGGTCCGCCGCTACTGGTCGGCGATGGCCGCGGCGACGGCGCTGCGGCGCGGCGGCCCGCCGTCGGCCCACGCGAGCACCCAGGAGGCCCCATGACCGTCACCCGCCGCACGATGATCCACTCCGGCCTCGCGGCCGGCGCCGCGCTGGTCGGCACCCGCCTGGCGGCGGCGCAGCCACACACCGGTCACGGTGCCTGCGCCGCCGGCGCCGCCGGCGCCGCCGCCCTGACGCGCCGGCGGCGTTGACCCAGGGCCGCCGGGTGCCAGGGGAGTCCTACAGCCCGGGTGGTCCCCAACGGCCGGACGCTGCCGTTCGTGCGCCGCGGCGACGTCAAGGTGTTCCACCTGATCGCCGAGCCGGTGCAGCACCAGTTCGCGCCCGGCCTGGACGTCGAGGCCTGGGGCTACAACGGCGGCACCCCGGGGCCGCTGATCGAGGCGGTCGAGGGCGATCGGGTCCGGATCTACGTCACCAACAAGCTGCCGGAGCCGACGACCGTTCACTGGCACGGCGTGTTCCTGCCGAGCGGTATGGACGGGGTCGGGGGCCTGAGTCAGGACTACATCCTGCCGGGCAAGACCTTCAGGTACGAGTTCACGTTCACCAAGGCGGGCACATTCATGTACCACCCGCACTTCGACGAGATGACCCAGATCGCGCTGGGCCTGGTCGGGATGATCGTCGTGCACCCACGGCGGGTGAAGACGACGCGACCGGTCCGGGATTACTCGCTGATGGCGCACGAGTGGAAGGTCCCGATCGGCGCCGCGCGCCCCGACCCGATGGCGATGAACGACTTCAACCTGCTCACGTTCAACAGCAAGGCGTTCCCGGCGACCGAGCCGCTGGTGGCCGAGATCGGTGACCTGGTGCGCATCCGCTTCGGCAACCTCGGGCCGATGGACCATCACCCGATCCACCTGCACGGCTACGCGTTCGAGGTGGTCGAGACCGACGGTGGGCCGGTGCCGAGGTCGGCGCGCCGGCCCGAGACCACGGTGCTGGTGCCGGTCGGCGCGGTGCGCGTCGTGGAGTTCGTCGCCGACACGCCCGGCGACTGGGCCATGCACTGTCACATGACCCATCACGTGATGAACCAGATGGGCCACGACGCGTCGAACCTGATCGGGGCCGACGTCGACGGCCTCGATCGCGCGGTCGGCAAGGTCGTGCCCGGCTACATGACCATGGGCGCCACCGGGATGGGCGACATGATGACCATGGCCCGGCCGCGCAACAGCATCTCGATGCTGGGCGGACGCGGCCCGTTCGACCACATCGACATGGGCGGGATGTTCACGATCCTCAAGGTGCGGCCGTCTCTGACCGGCGCCGGCGACCCGGGCTGGTGGGACAATCCGCCCGGCACCGTCGCAGACGAGGCGTCCGCGGCCGAGCTGGCCCGCGACGGCATCGTGACCTGACTCGCTGAACCCAAGGAGCCGTGATGACCAAGACGCTACTGACCCTCCTCGCCGCCGGCGCGGTCGCCGCGTGCGGATCCAAGGCGACCACC contains:
- a CDS encoding copper oxidase, which produces MVPNGRTLPFVRRGDVKVFHLIAEPVQHQFAPGLDVEAWGYNGGTPGPLIEAVEGDRVRIYVTNKLPEPTTVHWHGVFLPSGMDGVGGLSQDYILPGKTFRYEFTFTKAGTFMYHPHFDEMTQIALGLVGMIVVHPRRVKTTRPVRDYSLMAHEWKVPIGAARPDPMAMNDFNLLTFNSKAFPATEPLVAEIGDLVRIRFGNLGPMDHHPIHLHGYAFEVVETDGGPVPRSARRPETTVLVPVGAVRVVEFVADTPGDWAMHCHMTHHVMNQMGHDASNLIGADVDGLDRAVGKVVPGYMTMGATGMGDMMTMARPRNSISMLGGRGPFDHIDMGGMFTILKVRPSLTGAGDPGWWDNPPGTVADEASAAELARDGIVT
- a CDS encoding TolC family protein, giving the protein MTRPGRVALGVGVLGIALAACAPSRGAVFGPVGHEVDRRIGVAPLWNDRAPDARVPAAVAALLARPLTLDAALRIAVANNRHLQAAYDELGIAAADIAEATTLAPTSVDVNRKYALDGGGDETELEAVQDVLDLIQLGQRRGIASAELRGAQARAIAATVALAAEVERAFYDVVAANQALELRQTAFDAASAAAEVIERMHAAGNTIDPRSRASAISARWPASSWRGRRPRSRPPRADRSAARADRRGHCLVGDRAAARRAGRGRCPRRSRAARGRRQLALAGAARRRRRCGRPRRVGARLRVASPELGVGVAVARRDGGEWEAGPALRIGLLLFNQQQGPWARPGPAHRARNELLATAVDLRATARAIRQEVLGAHAEARHWLDVVLPLRQRVLDETLLQYNAMNATTFELLMARRELVDAGAQYVEAVRRYWSAMAAATALRRGGPPSAHASTQEAP